CCGTCGCGTCCCTTGATGTGCGGCGACGCGGCGATGACGAGCGTGGGGTCGCGTGTCATGCGCCCGTCCCCGCCATCACGCGTCGCCGGAGTGCCGACTTGCTCGCCGCGAACAGCTGCGCGAGCGGGATGTTCGACGGGCAGACGTAGCTGCACGACCCGCACAGCATGCAGTCGCTCAGGTGCTCGGCCGCCATCTCGTCGTGGCGGCCGGCGCGCGCGAGGTCGCCCAGCAGCGACGGGTTGAGGAACATCGGGCACGCGTCGAGGCACCGGCCGCAGTGGATGCACGGCAGCGCGGCCTGGTCGCGCACCTCGTCGTGCGTGAGCACCACGACGCCGGTCGTGCCCTTGAGGATCGGCGCGTCGAGCGTCGACACGGCGGTGCCCATCATCGGCCCACCGAACAGCACCTCCGCCGCGTCGTCCGTCAGGCCGCCGCAGTGCGCGAGCAGGTCGCCCACCTTGGTGCCGACGGGGACGATCAGGTTCGCGGGACGCCGGACGCCGTGGCCGCTCACCGTCACGATGCGCTCGACGAGCGGCAGCCCGGTCTCGAACACCTCGGCGATGGTGGCGATCGAGCCGACGTTCTGCACGATCGCGCCGACGCTCGCCGGCAGCTGGCCCGACGCGACCTCGCGGCCGAGCACCGACTTGAGGAGCATCTTCTCCGCGCCCTGCGGGTACTTGACCGTGAGCGGGAGGATCTCGACGTCGTCGTTGCGGAAGCCGTTGCCGTTCGCCGCGCGCAGCGCCGCGATCGCGTCGGGCTTGTTGCGCTCGACGCCGATCACGCACCGCTTCGCGCCGAGCGCGTGCATCATGATGCGCACGCCGAACAGCACGCGGCGCGGATACTCCACCATGATGCGGTGGTCGGTCGTGAGGTACGGCTCGCACTCGGCGCCGTTCACGACGAGCGTGTCGATCGCGGCGTCCGCCGGCGGCACGAGCTTGACGTGCGTCGGGAATGCCGCGCCGCCGAGCCCCACGACGCCGGCGTCCTGCACGGCGCGCACGACGGCGGCGCGCGTCAGGCCGTCCCACTCCGGAACGACGCGCG
The window above is part of the Gemmatirosa kalamazoonensis genome. Proteins encoded here:
- the rsxC gene encoding electron transport complex subunit RsxC, with product MAEARAGLLTRFRASAHAFAHGVHPPESKELTAALPIRRMPYPDEVVLPVRQHAGKPARVIVRKGAHVERGDVVAEADGFVSSPVHASASGRVVDVALWPHPDGSMCTAVRIAVDRWSAQIARPRVVPEWDGLTRAAVVRAVQDAGVVGLGGAAFPTHVKLVPPADAAIDTLVVNGAECEPYLTTDHRIMVEYPRRVLFGVRIMMHALGAKRCVIGVERNKPDAIAALRAANGNGFRNDDVEILPLTVKYPQGAEKMLLKSVLGREVASGQLPASVGAIVQNVGSIATIAEVFETGLPLVERIVTVSGHGVRRPANLIVPVGTKVGDLLAHCGGLTDDAAEVLFGGPMMGTAVSTLDAPILKGTTGVVVLTHDEVRDQAALPCIHCGRCLDACPMFLNPSLLGDLARAGRHDEMAAEHLSDCMLCGSCSYVCPSNIPLAQLFAASKSALRRRVMAGTGA